One window of the Buchnera aphidicola (Meitanaphis elongallis) genome contains the following:
- a CDS encoding N-acetylmuramoyl-L-alanine amidase, with the protein MSHTQEKNITFSISKRLKHKLNKSTLFKVIMIRNGNYYLSISKRTKIAKKNNVNVLISIHANSSKNSKIFGLSTWVISKKRINSEINNLSKSNNIIYNIKALKNNKKHVLKKKIDLYLKLDTLKLRFKRVQKTGYILAKNIIKELKNTNSIYQINPKCANFGILKSPYFPSILIETGFISNKLEEKKLNNALYQKKLVNSIYLGLKKYYFKHHTKTK; encoded by the coding sequence ATTAGTCACACCCAAGAAAAAAATATCACTTTTTCAATTTCTAAAAGACTAAAACATAAATTAAATAAATCAACATTATTTAAAGTTATAATGATAAGAAATGGAAACTACTATTTATCTATTTCAAAACGAACTAAAATAGCAAAAAAAAATAATGTAAACGTACTAATTTCTATTCATGCTAACTCGTCAAAAAATTCAAAAATATTTGGATTATCCACATGGGTAATATCAAAAAAAAGAATTAATTCTGAAATCAATAATCTATCGAAAAGTAATAATATCATCTATAATATAAAAGCATTAAAAAATAACAAAAAACATGTACTTAAAAAAAAGATTGATTTATACCTAAAGTTAGATACTTTAAAATTAAGATTCAAACGTGTTCAAAAAACAGGATACATACTAGCAAAAAACATCATAAAAGAACTAAAAAATACTAACTCTATATATCAAATTAATCCTAAATGTGCTAACTTTGGAATACTAAAATCACCTTATTTTCCATCCATATTAATAGAAACTGGATTTATTAGTAACAAATTAGAAGAAAAAAAATTAAATAATGCACTTTATCAAAAAAAATTAGTAAACTCTATATATCTTGGATTAAAGAAATATTATTTTAAACACCATACTAAAACTAAATAA
- the rpmE gene encoding 50S ribosomal protein L31, whose product MKKNIHPNYSEISVICSCGNLVKIFSTLCKDISIDVCSKCHPFYTGKQRIADTGGRIEKFNKKFEMKL is encoded by the coding sequence ATGAAAAAAAATATTCATCCTAATTATTCTGAAATATCGGTTATTTGTTCTTGTGGGAATTTAGTTAAAATTTTTTCTACTTTATGTAAAGATATAAGTATTGATGTGTGTTCTAAATGTCACCCCTTTTATACTGGAAAGCAGAGAATAGCGGATACAGGTGGTCGTATCGAAAAATTTAATAAAAAATTTGAAATGAAATTGTAA
- the hslV gene encoding ATP-dependent protease subunit HslV: MTTILSVRLKKTVVIGGDGQATFGNTIIKSNVRKVRTLYHNKVIAGFAGGTADAFTLFELFEKKLLMYQGHLQRAAIELAKDWRTDKILRKLEALLAVADKEKSLIITGNGDVIQPENDLMAIGSGGPYAQAAAQAMLENTSLTAIQIVKIALKITAGICIYTNNIFTIKELNSEK; the protein is encoded by the coding sequence ATGACGACAATTCTTAGTGTACGTCTTAAAAAAACAGTAGTTATTGGAGGAGATGGGCAAGCAACATTCGGAAATACTATTATTAAAAGTAACGTTAGAAAAGTAAGAACACTATACCATAACAAAGTAATTGCAGGATTTGCTGGAGGAACAGCAGATGCATTTACACTATTTGAATTATTTGAAAAAAAATTATTAATGTATCAAGGACACCTACAAAGAGCAGCAATTGAATTAGCGAAAGATTGGAGAACCGATAAAATATTACGTAAACTTGAAGCATTATTAGCAGTAGCAGATAAAGAAAAATCACTTATTATTACAGGCAATGGGGACGTAATTCAACCAGAAAATGATCTTATGGCCATTGGTTCAGGTGGACCCTATGCACAAGCAGCAGCACAAGCAATGTTAGAAAATACGTCTCTTACTGCAATACAAATTGTAAAAATAGCACTTAAAATTACTGCTGGTATTTGTATATACACCAATAATATTTTCACTATTAAAGAGCTAAACTCAGAAAAGTAA
- the hslU gene encoding HslU--HslV peptidase ATPase subunit has product MSDMTPREIVKELNRFIIGQEKAKRAVAIALRNRWRRMKLNKELRSEITPKNILMIGPTGVGKTEIARRLATLANAPFIKVEATKFTEIGYVGKEVDSIIRDLTDLAIKMIRNQAFKKNKNKAKEMAEERILNVLVPTIEKKWKESDISNKPIAAIQLFRKKLREGQLDEKEIEINVSATPMGVEIMAPPGMEELTNQLQSLFQNLGGRKKNIKKLKIKDAMKLLIEEESTKLVNLEALKKEAIYAVEQHGIVFIDEIDKICRNRGSTGPDVSREGVQRDLLPLIEGCTISTKHGMVRTDHILFIASGAFQISTPSDLIPELQGRLPIKVELQALTIDDFELILTEPKASITVQYKALMQTEKVQINFTKEGIRHIAEAAWKVNESIENIGARRLYTVLEHLMEDISFNASNNQDEQVVNIDEEYVSKHLDNLVSNNDLNRFIL; this is encoded by the coding sequence ATGTCAGACATGACTCCTCGCGAAATAGTCAAAGAGCTCAATCGATTTATAATCGGCCAAGAAAAAGCAAAACGCGCTGTAGCTATTGCTTTACGAAATCGCTGGCGTCGTATGAAATTAAATAAAGAACTAAGGTCCGAAATAACACCAAAAAATATTCTTATGATAGGTCCAACAGGAGTAGGAAAAACAGAAATCGCTAGACGCTTAGCTACATTAGCTAATGCTCCTTTCATTAAAGTAGAAGCAACAAAATTTACAGAAATAGGATATGTAGGAAAAGAAGTAGATTCAATCATTAGAGATTTAACAGACCTAGCTATAAAAATGATACGTAATCAGGCTTTTAAAAAAAATAAAAACAAAGCAAAAGAAATGGCCGAAGAAAGAATCCTAAATGTTTTAGTTCCTACTATAGAAAAAAAATGGAAAGAATCAGATATTTCCAATAAACCCATTGCAGCTATTCAATTATTTAGAAAAAAATTACGAGAAGGGCAACTAGATGAAAAAGAAATTGAAATCAATGTTTCTGCGACACCTATGGGAGTAGAAATTATGGCTCCTCCAGGAATGGAAGAACTAACTAATCAATTACAATCACTATTTCAAAATTTAGGAGGACGCAAAAAAAATATAAAAAAGTTAAAAATTAAAGATGCAATGAAATTATTAATAGAAGAAGAATCAACTAAATTAGTTAACTTAGAAGCACTTAAAAAAGAAGCTATTTATGCAGTAGAACAACATGGAATCGTATTTATTGATGAAATTGACAAAATATGCAGAAATAGAGGATCAACTGGGCCTGATGTATCACGAGAAGGAGTACAAAGAGACTTATTACCATTAATTGAAGGTTGTACAATTTCTACTAAACATGGAATGGTGAGAACAGATCATATTTTATTTATTGCATCAGGAGCATTTCAAATTTCTACTCCTTCGGACTTAATACCAGAACTACAAGGACGTCTTCCTATAAAAGTAGAATTACAAGCATTAACGATTGACGACTTTGAATTAATCTTAACAGAACCCAAAGCATCAATAACTGTACAATATAAAGCTTTAATGCAAACAGAAAAAGTTCAAATTAATTTTACTAAAGAAGGTATTCGTCATATTGCTGAAGCAGCATGGAAAGTTAACGAATCAATAGAAAATATTGGAGCTCGTCGATTGTACACTGTATTAGAACATTTAATGGAAGATATTTCATTTAATGCTAGCAACAACCAAGATGAACAAGTTGTTAATATAGACGAAGAATATGTAAGCAAACATTTAGACAATTTAGTTTCAAACAATGATCTTAATCGATTTATTCTATAA
- the zapB gene encoding cell division protein ZapB: MIFETFSKLEEKIQQAIDTILLLQIELKELKEKYDDQKKEIDLILSSKIQIEEENKKLKEEKDIWKDMLNGLLIKINNI, from the coding sequence ATGATTTTTGAAACGTTTTCCAAGTTAGAGGAAAAGATACAACAAGCTATTGATACAATTTTATTATTACAAATAGAGCTAAAAGAGTTAAAAGAAAAATATGATGATCAAAAAAAGGAAATAGATTTAATTTTATCAAGTAAAATACAAATAGAAGAAGAAAATAAAAAACTAAAAGAAGAAAAAGATATATGGAAAGATATGTTAAATGGACTATTAATTAAAATAAACAATATATAG
- a CDS encoding anthranilate synthase component 1 translates to MNECFKKMDILKVNAFYQPNPTVIFHHICRNKNNTLLLETAEIDKRRNLESMMIIDSALRISALNRTVVLEALTKNGKSLLPIFKSLLPKNIKIFSYENCLKIEFPPIPVNIDEDKKLYVLSIFDSIRLLIKSVKNNTTSKSMFFGGLFAYDLVSSFENLPKLKTTQSCPDFCFYLAEILLVLDHKKQSCYIQASLFSSDIFEKNRLQSRLLDLKKQLSRSLSSLNPIIFEKMILTCNKTDQEYSKIIKNMQKLILMGEIFQVVPSRRFYLPCIDSLAAYDVLKKNNPSPYMFFMQDAYFTLFGASPESALKYDVSSRQIEIYPIAGTRPRGRSMDGSLDLDLDSRIELEMRMNHKELAEHLMLVDLARNDLAKICDPGTRYVADLTRVDRYSHVMHLVSRVVGKLKSNLDVFHAYQACMNMGTLSGAPKVRAMELIADVEKEKRGSYGGSIGYFTASGLLDMCIVIRSAYVERNIATIQVGAGIVLDSVPQSEVDESKNKARAVLQAIAESHSCKIEY, encoded by the coding sequence ATGAATGAATGTTTTAAAAAAATGGATATTTTGAAAGTTAACGCTTTCTATCAACCTAATCCAACAGTCATTTTTCATCATATTTGTCGTAATAAAAATAATACATTACTTTTAGAAACAGCCGAGATAGATAAAAGACGTAATTTAGAAAGTATGATGATTATAGATTCTGCATTACGAATTTCAGCACTAAATCGAACTGTTGTATTAGAAGCATTGACAAAAAATGGAAAAAGTTTATTGCCTATCTTTAAGTCTTTATTACCAAAAAACATAAAAATATTTTCTTATGAAAATTGTTTGAAAATTGAATTTCCTCCTATTCCTGTAAATATAGATGAAGATAAAAAATTGTACGTATTATCTATATTTGATTCAATACGATTACTAATAAAGAGTGTTAAAAATAATACTACTTCTAAATCTATGTTTTTTGGAGGTTTATTTGCATATGATTTAGTGTCTAGTTTCGAAAACTTGCCAAAACTTAAGACGACTCAATCTTGTCCTGATTTTTGTTTTTATTTAGCTGAAATATTATTGGTGTTAGATCATAAAAAACAATCTTGCTACATACAAGCTAGTTTATTTTCTTCAGATATATTTGAAAAAAATAGATTACAATCTAGATTATTAGATTTAAAGAAACAGTTATCTCGGTCTTTGAGTTCGCTAAATCCAATTATATTTGAGAAAATGATATTAACTTGTAATAAAACAGATCAAGAATATAGTAAAATTATTAAAAATATGCAGAAATTGATATTAATGGGAGAAATTTTTCAAGTTGTTCCTTCTAGACGATTTTATTTACCTTGTATTGATTCATTAGCAGCCTATGATGTTTTAAAAAAAAATAATCCTAGTCCTTATATGTTTTTTATGCAAGATGCATATTTTACTTTATTTGGAGCTTCTCCAGAAAGCGCTTTAAAATATGATGTTTCATCTAGACAAATTGAAATTTATCCTATTGCAGGAACAAGACCTAGAGGAAGAAGTATGGATGGATCATTAGATTTAGATTTAGATAGTAGAATAGAATTGGAAATGAGAATGAACCATAAAGAACTTGCTGAACATTTAATGTTAGTAGATTTAGCTCGTAATGATTTAGCAAAAATTTGCGATCCTGGCACTCGTTATGTAGCTGATTTGACGCGAGTAGATCGATATTCTCATGTTATGCATTTAGTTTCTAGAGTAGTAGGAAAATTAAAATCTAATTTAGATGTGTTTCATGCATATCAAGCATGTATGAACATGGGAACATTAAGTGGTGCTCCAAAAGTTCGAGCTATGGAGTTAATTGCTGATGTAGAAAAAGAAAAGAGAGGTAGTTATGGAGGATCCATAGGATATTTTACCGCTTCAGGTTTATTGGATATGTGTATTGTAATTCGATCTGCATATGTTGAACGTAATATTGCTACTATTCAAGTAGGAGCTGGAATAGTGTTAGATTCTGTACCACAATCAGAAGTAGATGAAAGTAAAAATAAAGCTAGAGCTGTATTACAAGCAATCGCTGAGTCACATTCTTGTAAAATAGAGTACTAA